A region of Hydrogenimonas cancrithermarum DNA encodes the following proteins:
- a CDS encoding apolipoprotein N-acyltransferase translates to MKNLKHYFSTPVISLGFLSALCASAFIYLHHFGLHLPWFQAFLGIGALWFWLTLPPRAMFWSGFFTATLWFHWIGLSFRYYDLSWMIPFVVLGIALCYGFIFRLIAALGHIVPRAAAFGLVEYLHPFGFDWFRPALMFTGSILGDHLWQLWIVLATLALFIPMKHKARYAVPALFLFAIHHPSSTTHRHQLEQRIQLVQTNIDQAKKWDPRYRRPIVELNLQAIRNAIAEKKGAVILPESAFPLFLNHDIELMQTLMELSHDITIVTGALYAQKGKSYNSTYLFQYGDLRIMHKVVLVPFGEAVPLPKWLGHWINDLFFEGASDYTTAEKPSDFEMLGHTWRNAICYEATCDRLFEGNPKYMVAISNNAWFIPSIEPTLQRLLLQLQADRHGTTIFHATNGPITGIVEPD, encoded by the coding sequence ATGAAAAATTTGAAGCACTATTTTAGCACTCCTGTGATTAGTTTAGGCTTTCTTTCCGCACTTTGTGCCTCCGCCTTCATCTATTTGCACCATTTCGGCCTGCATCTGCCGTGGTTTCAGGCCTTTCTCGGCATCGGCGCGCTCTGGTTCTGGCTGACGCTTCCGCCGCGCGCGATGTTTTGGAGCGGATTTTTTACCGCCACGCTCTGGTTCCACTGGATCGGACTGAGCTTCCGCTACTACGACCTGAGCTGGATGATTCCCTTCGTCGTTCTGGGCATCGCCCTTTGCTACGGTTTCATTTTCCGGCTCATCGCGGCGCTTGGGCACATCGTGCCGCGTGCTGCCGCCTTCGGCCTCGTCGAGTATCTGCACCCTTTCGGTTTCGACTGGTTCCGCCCCGCCCTGATGTTCACCGGCTCCATCCTCGGCGACCACCTCTGGCAGCTCTGGATCGTTCTCGCTACCCTCGCCCTCTTCATTCCGATGAAACACAAAGCCCGTTACGCCGTGCCGGCACTGTTTCTCTTCGCCATTCATCATCCATCGTCCACCACGCATCGTCATCAGCTGGAACAGCGGATCCAACTGGTCCAAACGAATATCGACCAGGCCAAAAAGTGGGACCCGCGCTACCGTCGGCCGATCGTCGAGCTCAACCTCCAGGCGATCCGAAACGCGATCGCTGAAAAAAAGGGGGCCGTCATCCTGCCCGAAAGCGCTTTTCCTCTCTTTTTGAACCACGACATCGAACTGATGCAGACCCTGATGGAACTCAGCCACGACATTACGATCGTCACCGGTGCCCTCTACGCCCAGAAGGGGAAATCCTACAACTCCACCTACCTTTTCCAATACGGCGATCTACGCATCATGCACAAAGTGGTCCTCGTTCCATTTGGCGAAGCGGTTCCGCTTCCCAAATGGCTCGGGCACTGGATCAACGACCTATTCTTCGAAGGGGCGAGCGACTATACGACTGCCGAAAAACCGAGTGATTTCGAGATGCTCGGCCACACCTGGCGCAACGCCATCTGCTACGAGGCGACCTGCGACCGGCTTTTCGAGGGAAATCCCAAATACATGGTCGCCATCAGCAACAACGCATGGTTCATCCCTTCGATCGAACCGACACTCCAGCGGCTGCTTCTCCAACTACAGGCCGACCGCCACGGCACGACGATTTTTCACGCCACCAACGGGCCGATTACCGGTATCGTCGAACCCGACTGA
- a CDS encoding ATP-dependent helicase translates to MDKILDQLNPEQREAACHIDGPILILAGAGSGKTKTITTRLAYLLSLGIDPANTLTLTFTNKAASEMRERALSMIDNPVYPPLLCTFHKFGLLFLKFHIEKLGRKNDFVVIDTDDKKRIIKQIDKELPTALVASEISRYKNSLIHPAQAIAQAEQPQYKKIAAIYQTYQEYLVENNLVDFDDLLMLTHELLEMDEDLRKSVSDRYRYIMVDEYQDTNELQLQLLKKLCDSHTNLCVVGDDDQSIYGWRGANIKNILEFPNMFDDTKVVKLEHNYRSTEEILKAANLLIQHNRSRLGKTLISTKGKGKPVEIFQSSDENEESDKIARAIKQLIDSGVAAGEIAVLYRINALSRSLEEGLNRAGIAYQLVGGVRFYERAEIKDAISYLRIIANSHDDFSFKRVINRPKRGIGKATIDKIEKAAYEKHLSLYQFLSETPKTELSKLLSKKAYASINRFINDLEILQETLERSTMEFMEMFDSAIGLKAHYASLPDGMERVLNLDEFYGLFRDMIKKNPDMSLDGFLNEISLQSDQDQIKGEQISIMSVHASKGLEFTHLFVIGMEEEFFPLLGDGCDMEEERRLGYVAMTRAKETLTLSTVQSRFHKGRRKQLEKSRFLTEAGLLQGALSIEKSTGYKKGDLVKHKLFGIGRVLEVSRAGRDYKLKINFGGNRRDILSSFVEKV, encoded by the coding sequence ATGGACAAAATACTCGACCAACTCAACCCCGAACAGCGTGAGGCCGCCTGCCATATCGACGGGCCGATACTCATTTTGGCCGGTGCCGGAAGCGGGAAGACCAAAACCATCACGACACGTCTTGCCTATCTCCTCTCGCTCGGTATCGACCCTGCCAATACACTGACACTCACCTTCACCAACAAAGCGGCGTCCGAAATGCGCGAACGCGCGCTTTCGATGATCGACAACCCCGTCTATCCGCCGCTTCTATGCACGTTTCACAAATTCGGGCTCCTCTTTTTGAAGTTCCACATCGAAAAACTGGGACGGAAAAACGATTTCGTCGTGATCGATACCGACGACAAAAAACGGATCATCAAACAGATCGACAAAGAGCTTCCGACCGCACTCGTCGCGAGTGAAATCTCCCGTTACAAAAATTCGCTCATCCATCCCGCCCAGGCGATCGCACAGGCCGAACAGCCCCAGTACAAAAAGATCGCCGCCATCTACCAGACCTACCAGGAGTACCTGGTCGAAAACAATCTGGTCGATTTCGACGACCTTCTGATGCTGACCCACGAACTGCTGGAGATGGACGAAGATCTCAGAAAAAGCGTCAGCGACCGCTACCGTTACATCATGGTCGACGAGTACCAGGATACCAACGAACTGCAGCTGCAGCTGCTCAAAAAGCTCTGCGACAGCCACACCAACCTCTGCGTCGTCGGAGACGACGACCAGAGCATCTACGGATGGCGGGGCGCCAACATCAAAAACATTCTCGAGTTTCCCAACATGTTCGACGATACGAAGGTCGTCAAACTCGAGCACAACTACCGCTCCACTGAAGAGATCCTCAAAGCGGCCAACCTTCTGATTCAACACAACCGCAGCCGGCTCGGAAAGACGCTTATCAGCACCAAAGGGAAGGGAAAACCGGTCGAGATTTTCCAAAGCAGCGACGAAAACGAAGAGTCCGACAAGATCGCCCGTGCCATCAAACAGCTGATCGACAGCGGTGTCGCGGCGGGCGAGATCGCCGTACTCTATCGCATCAACGCCCTCTCACGCTCGCTCGAAGAGGGGCTCAACCGTGCCGGCATCGCCTATCAGCTCGTCGGCGGCGTGCGCTTCTACGAAAGGGCGGAGATCAAAGACGCTATCAGCTATCTGCGTATCATCGCCAACAGCCACGACGACTTCAGTTTCAAACGGGTCATCAACCGTCCCAAACGCGGCATCGGAAAAGCGACGATCGACAAGATCGAAAAGGCGGCCTACGAAAAACATCTTTCGCTCTACCAGTTCCTGAGCGAAACACCGAAAACGGAGCTCTCCAAGCTGCTGAGCAAAAAGGCGTACGCCTCGATCAACCGCTTCATCAACGATCTCGAGATTCTGCAGGAGACACTCGAGCGTTCGACGATGGAGTTCATGGAGATGTTCGACAGCGCCATCGGGCTCAAAGCCCACTACGCTTCGCTTCCGGACGGCATGGAACGGGTGCTGAACCTCGACGAGTTCTACGGCCTCTTCCGCGATATGATCAAGAAAAATCCCGATATGAGTCTCGATGGCTTCCTGAACGAAATATCCCTTCAGAGCGACCAGGACCAGATCAAAGGGGAACAGATCTCGATCATGAGCGTCCACGCCTCCAAGGGACTGGAGTTCACGCACCTCTTCGTCATCGGGATGGAGGAGGAGTTCTTTCCGCTGCTGGGCGACGGGTGCGACATGGAGGAGGAGCGGCGCCTGGGCTATGTGGCGATGACACGGGCGAAAGAGACACTCACACTCTCCACCGTACAGAGCCGCTTCCACAAAGGGCGCAGGAAACAGTTGGAGAAGAGCCGTTTTCTGACCGAGGCGGGGCTGTTGCAGGGGGCACTTTCGATCGAGAAGAGCACCGGCTACAAAAAAGGGGACCTGGTCAAACACAAACTTTTCGGCATCGGACGGGTACTCGAAGTCTCGCGTGCCGGGCGCGACTACAAGCTGAAGATCAACTTCGGGGGCAACCGCCGGGACATCCTCTCCTCGTTCGTCGAGAAGGTGTGA
- a CDS encoding DUF4395 domain-containing protein — protein MPSCPISAERINEKQARIAGAITCMAALSYMAAPSPLWLLFLLLDFFARAFSRRFSLIARLSGIFARFLGKAQVVDAAPKKFAAKIGIAMSLGALLLHMAGLVEGAKALIAVMALCAFLEAAFSYCVGCKLYTLLRKFEKGFGKTA, from the coding sequence ATGCCAAGCTGCCCCATCTCCGCCGAACGGATCAACGAGAAACAGGCACGCATCGCAGGCGCCATTACCTGTATGGCCGCCCTTTCATACATGGCGGCCCCGTCGCCGCTGTGGCTTCTTTTTCTGCTGCTCGACTTCTTCGCGCGCGCCTTTTCAAGGCGTTTCAGCCTGATCGCCAGGCTTTCGGGAATCTTCGCACGCTTTCTGGGCAAAGCGCAGGTCGTCGATGCGGCCCCGAAAAAGTTCGCCGCGAAGATCGGTATAGCGATGAGCCTCGGTGCACTGCTCTTGCATATGGCGGGCCTCGTCGAAGGCGCAAAGGCACTCATCGCCGTCATGGCGCTCTGTGCGTTTTTGGAAGCCGCATTCAGCTACTGCGTCGGATGCAAGCTCTATACCCTTTTGCGAAAATTCGAAAAAGGATTCGGTAAAACCGCTTAA
- the yajC gene encoding preprotein translocase subunit YajC, translated as MNGAEQGNMLASLFPLLVLFAIFYFLVIRPQQKQAKKHKEMVASLKKGDKVVTTGGLMAEVVKPEEDFIKVKLNDDTIVKLVPDAVARKIEDEA; from the coding sequence ATGAATGGTGCTGAACAGGGCAATATGCTGGCTTCATTGTTTCCGCTTCTCGTATTGTTCGCGATCTTCTATTTCCTGGTGATCCGTCCGCAGCAAAAGCAGGCGAAAAAGCACAAAGAGATGGTGGCATCGCTCAAAAAAGGTGACAAAGTCGTTACCACAGGCGGCTTGATGGCCGAAGTGGTCAAACCCGAAGAGGATTTTATCAAAGTCAAGCTTAACGACGATACGATCGTCAAACTCGTTCCCGATGCCGTAGCGAGAAAGATCGAGGATGAAGCTTAA
- the secF gene encoding protein translocase subunit SecF, producing the protein MELFRYKKPIPLMSKSKIFFALSLIAVLASYVLIFTKGFNYGIDFAGGTLVQVKYEGKAPIDKVREAIKSSKTFEGASVNYFGSDDEIVIKVRTSSKKLGTDIGDEARKLLEGTGKFEIRRVDMVGPKVGNELREKGIMALVLAIAGILLYVSFRFEWRFAIASVLALVHDISIAMGAIVLFNVEVNLDILAALLTILGYSLNDTIIVFDRIREGLTTVKSSKLADVIDESVTRTLSRTTLTSLTTFFVVLTLFLMGGEIIHGFSFTLLVGIIVGTYSSIFIASPLLMMMGFDVENYRKKLAEKKKREQEKAKMRAMYEQGTV; encoded by the coding sequence ATGGAACTGTTTCGCTATAAAAAACCGATTCCTCTGATGTCCAAATCGAAGATATTTTTTGCCCTCTCTTTGATTGCCGTGTTGGCATCGTATGTGCTGATCTTCACCAAGGGGTTCAATTACGGTATCGACTTCGCCGGCGGTACGCTGGTACAGGTGAAATACGAAGGCAAAGCGCCGATCGACAAGGTACGCGAGGCGATCAAATCCTCCAAAACCTTCGAGGGCGCATCGGTCAACTACTTCGGCAGCGACGACGAAATCGTCATCAAGGTGCGTACGAGTTCCAAAAAACTTGGGACCGATATCGGTGACGAGGCGCGCAAACTGCTGGAAGGAACGGGCAAGTTCGAGATCCGCCGGGTCGACATGGTCGGGCCGAAGGTGGGTAACGAGCTGCGTGAAAAAGGGATCATGGCGCTCGTACTGGCGATCGCCGGTATTTTGCTTTATGTCAGCTTCCGTTTCGAGTGGCGCTTCGCGATCGCTTCGGTGCTGGCGCTCGTGCACGATATCTCGATCGCCATGGGGGCCATCGTCCTTTTCAATGTCGAAGTCAATCTCGACATTCTGGCCGCACTGCTGACGATTCTTGGCTACTCGCTGAACGACACGATCATCGTCTTCGACCGTATCCGCGAGGGCCTGACGACCGTGAAGAGTTCGAAACTGGCCGATGTCATCGACGAGTCGGTCACGCGAACGTTGTCGCGTACGACACTGACGTCGCTGACCACCTTCTTCGTGGTTCTGACGCTCTTTTTGATGGGCGGCGAGATCATCCACGGTTTCAGCTTCACGCTGCTGGTGGGCATCATCGTCGGTACCTACAGCTCCATCTTCATCGCATCGCCGCTGCTGATGATGATGGGCTTCGATGTGGAGAACTAC
- the cysK gene encoding cysteine synthase A, translated as MNIANDVSELIGNTPLVKLHFASRETGCTILGKCEFMNPGGSVKDRIGKNMVEQALKRGIIDETSTIIEPTSGNTGIALASICAAKGIKLILTMPESMSLERRKLLKALGAELKLTPAEEGMTGAIKMAERLCKEIDNSIILQQFENPDNPDIHRKTTALEILRDTDGAIDIFVAAVGTGGTITGTGEVLKEKVPEIKVYAVEPEDSPILAGGKPGPHKIQGIGAGFVPKILDTEVYESVIEVGNDDAFKTSRRIAKEEGLLVGISSGANVYAAMKVASRPENRGKTVVTILCDTGERYLSTELFEDGE; from the coding sequence ATGAATATCGCCAACGACGTATCCGAACTGATCGGAAACACCCCGCTTGTCAAGCTGCATTTCGCAAGCCGCGAAACCGGATGCACGATCCTTGGGAAGTGTGAATTCATGAACCCCGGCGGATCGGTCAAAGACCGCATCGGCAAAAATATGGTCGAACAGGCACTGAAACGCGGCATCATCGACGAAACGAGCACGATCATCGAACCGACGAGCGGCAACACCGGCATCGCTCTGGCGAGCATCTGTGCGGCAAAGGGGATCAAACTGATCCTCACGATGCCGGAATCGATGAGTCTGGAGAGAAGAAAGCTTCTCAAAGCGTTGGGGGCCGAATTGAAGCTGACACCGGCTGAAGAGGGGATGACAGGGGCGATAAAGATGGCGGAACGACTCTGCAAGGAGATCGACAACTCCATCATCCTGCAACAGTTCGAAAACCCCGACAATCCCGACATTCATCGCAAAACGACGGCATTGGAGATTTTGCGCGACACCGATGGGGCAATCGACATCTTCGTCGCGGCCGTCGGAACCGGCGGGACGATCACCGGAACGGGCGAGGTACTGAAGGAGAAGGTTCCAGAAATCAAAGTCTATGCCGTCGAGCCCGAAGACTCCCCCATCCTTGCCGGGGGAAAACCCGGGCCGCACAAGATCCAGGGCATCGGCGCCGGATTCGTACCGAAGATTCTCGACACCGAAGTCTATGAATCGGTGATCGAAGTCGGAAACGACGATGCGTTCAAAACCAGCCGGCGCATCGCCAAAGAGGAGGGGCTTTTGGTCGGCATCTCTTCAGGTGCCAACGTCTATGCCGCGATGAAAGTGGCATCGCGTCCGGAAAACCGCGGAAAAACGGTCGTCACGATCCTCTGCGATACGGGTGAACGCTACCTCAGCACCGAACTCTTCGAGGATGGCGAATAG
- a CDS encoding LysR family transcriptional regulator has translation MLKDFAKLETFLTVVRERSFSKASAKLGISQPAVTQQIKFIEKYLDCKIIERKKNGVILTKEGEDLYRIALRLEKCINNAERDLIKIINKEITFRIGASFTIGNFIIPGKCLNNIKNVIHNDVQIKVEVSEQVIDDILTKQIDLGLIESPIFKDDVIYREWLEDELVIFSNQPLPKTLKPEDLNNYRWICRDEASHTRRMVKEVFEEIGTECKNLDVLYEVDSSATLKAAILKAETNEGEPPVVSFISHVAIADEVENGQLYESRIRGYRIKRKLYIAYSKDRKHDAFIENVVNFLQQNKC, from the coding sequence ATGCTGAAAGATTTCGCAAAACTGGAAACTTTTTTGACGGTTGTTCGCGAACGCAGCTTTTCGAAAGCGTCTGCAAAGCTCGGAATTTCGCAGCCGGCGGTAACCCAGCAGATCAAGTTTATCGAAAAATATCTCGACTGCAAAATCATCGAACGTAAAAAGAATGGCGTCATTCTGACGAAAGAGGGAGAAGATCTCTACCGTATCGCCCTGCGCCTCGAAAAGTGCATCAACAATGCCGAGCGCGATCTCATCAAAATCATCAACAAAGAGATCACCTTCAGAATCGGTGCATCGTTCACGATCGGAAACTTCATTATCCCCGGAAAATGTCTCAACAACATCAAAAACGTCATCCACAACGACGTGCAGATCAAAGTCGAAGTGTCGGAACAGGTCATCGACGACATCCTCACCAAACAGATCGATCTTGGCCTCATCGAATCGCCGATCTTCAAAGACGACGTCATCTATCGGGAGTGGCTCGAAGACGAACTGGTGATTTTCAGCAATCAGCCGCTGCCCAAAACGCTCAAGCCCGAGGATCTGAACAACTACCGATGGATCTGCCGCGACGAAGCTTCGCATACGAGACGTATGGTGAAAGAGGTGTTCGAAGAGATCGGAACCGAATGCAAAAATCTCGACGTGCTCTATGAAGTGGACAGTTCGGCCACGCTGAAAGCCGCCATCTTGAAAGCGGAAACGAACGAGGGCGAGCCTCCGGTCGTCTCGTTCATCTCCCATGTCGCAATCGCGGACGAAGTGGAGAATGGCCAGCTCTACGAATCGAGGATACGCGGTTACCGCATCAAAAGAAAACTCTACATCGCCTACTCGAAAGACCGCAAACACGATGCTTTCATCGAAAACGTCGTGAACTTTCTCCAGCAAAACAAATGCTAG
- the truB gene encoding tRNA pseudouridine(55) synthase TruB — translation MTCPNRLFVAKKPMFVGSNTFLSRIKRRYGVKKAGFSGTLDPFACGVLIIAFGQYTKLFRFLQKSPKTYRAVLWLGAVSDTLDIEHIERIDPIAPMEEKRVENAVKAFEGTFEYIPPKYSAKRIDGRRAYDLARAGESVELATCRSRIHAISMLHYRHPFVTFEATVSEGTYIRSLGEAIAEKLGCAGALSYLERKREGKFVYDHEKPLDPLEYLQPPRNRYLGDPRDLLLGKKLQKERFEIQRPGTYTVVFDDYFSILEIDEGDRVAYLLNKVKLCSY, via the coding sequence ATGACGTGCCCCAACCGGCTCTTCGTGGCGAAAAAGCCGATGTTCGTCGGTTCCAACACCTTTTTGTCACGGATCAAACGGCGCTATGGTGTCAAAAAAGCCGGTTTCTCCGGAACACTCGACCCTTTCGCCTGCGGTGTTCTGATCATCGCTTTCGGGCAGTATACGAAACTCTTCCGCTTTCTTCAAAAATCGCCCAAAACCTACCGGGCGGTTCTCTGGCTCGGTGCCGTCAGCGATACCCTCGACATCGAACATATCGAACGTATCGACCCCATCGCCCCGATGGAGGAGAAGCGCGTCGAAAATGCGGTAAAGGCGTTCGAGGGCACCTTCGAATACATTCCCCCAAAATACAGTGCGAAACGAATCGACGGAAGACGCGCCTACGACCTGGCGCGCGCCGGAGAGTCCGTCGAACTCGCGACCTGCCGCTCCAGGATCCATGCCATCTCGATGCTCCACTACCGCCACCCTTTCGTCACCTTCGAAGCGACGGTCAGCGAAGGGACCTATATCCGCTCTCTCGGCGAGGCGATCGCCGAAAAGCTGGGATGTGCCGGGGCATTGAGCTATCTGGAACGAAAACGCGAAGGGAAATTTGTATACGACCACGAAAAACCGCTCGATCCACTCGAATATCTTCAGCCCCCTCGAAACCGCTATCTCGGTGATCCCCGGGACCTTCTTCTGGGAAAGAAGCTCCAAAAGGAGCGTTTCGAGATCCAGAGACCGGGCACCTATACCGTCGTGTTCGACGACTACTTCTCGATCCTCGAGATCGATGAAGGCGACCGGGTCGCCTATCTGCTCAACAAGGTAAAACTATGCTCGTACTGA
- a CDS encoding aminotransferase class IV family protein gives MLLETISIVNGSIQHLSLHQARLDRSQSALFEDYTPIDLGSLIHPPSGSGQIKCRIVYADELIDISYAPYHPREVRHLKLIESSIDYAHKYSDREALDDLFARRGGADDVLIVRNGLITDTSVANIAFYDGKKWITPKSPLLRGTTRERLVRSGFLIPRDIRVDELGNFETFALLNAMIGFEPVKHGTIT, from the coding sequence ATGCTGTTAGAAACCATCTCGATCGTAAACGGCTCCATCCAACACCTTTCGCTCCACCAGGCACGTCTCGACAGAAGCCAAAGCGCTCTGTTCGAGGACTACACCCCTATCGATCTTGGCAGTCTCATCCATCCACCCTCCGGATCGGGACAGATCAAATGCCGCATCGTCTATGCGGACGAGCTCATCGACATCAGCTACGCACCCTACCACCCCAGAGAAGTGAGGCACCTCAAACTGATCGAATCCTCCATCGACTACGCCCACAAATACAGTGACAGGGAAGCGCTCGACGACCTCTTCGCCCGACGGGGTGGCGCCGATGACGTTCTGATCGTACGAAACGGGCTGATCACCGATACGAGCGTCGCCAATATCGCCTTTTACGACGGCAAAAAATGGATCACTCCCAAATCGCCTTTGCTTCGCGGTACGACAAGGGAACGGCTCGTGCGAAGCGGTTTTCTGATACCCCGGGACATCCGCGTCGACGAGCTCGGAAATTTCGAAACGTTCGCGCTTTTGAACGCGATGATCGGATTCGAACCCGTCAAACATGGTACAATTACCTAA
- the secD gene encoding protein translocase subunit SecD yields MKLNYRVLVFIAAAIFGLALSAPSLLNLQKGPKITLGLDLQGGLHMLLGVDTDEAIESKIKSLASSVKYAAEDEDLIIDEFKVRDGKIGFELLDKDDMPKMDEILKKIEGIAVQKDGLKYTVSLTPQEIESVKKYAITQAVDTIRNRLDQFGLAEPTVAKQGEDKILVEVPGIKTPEQEQRIRELIAKAAHLQLMAIDEERAANVDRMTPAEAAQYGDVILKDAQNPNRKYLVKEIPILDGSMLTDARVAFDKNNQPVINFSLNSQGAQIFGDFTGKNVGKRLAVVLDNRVYSAPVIRERIGGGSGQISGGFSVKEAHDVAIALRSGALLAPVFMEEKRSVGPSLGADSIKASMVALITGFIAVVVFMILYYGIAGAVADVALIVNLFLILAIMALFGATLTLPGMAGIVLTVGMAVDANVIINERIRELLYEGKSVAKAIEQGYANAFSAILDANITTLIAAVVLYAYGTGPIKGFAITMSIGILASMLTAILGTHGIWQMLESKIDKNRLNRWFGIKLEGGR; encoded by the coding sequence ATGAAGCTTAATTACCGCGTCCTCGTTTTCATCGCCGCGGCGATCTTCGGCCTGGCGCTCTCTGCGCCTTCTCTTCTGAATCTTCAAAAAGGTCCAAAAATCACGCTCGGCCTCGACCTGCAAGGCGGCCTGCATATGCTTCTGGGTGTCGATACCGACGAAGCGATCGAGTCGAAAATCAAATCGCTCGCCTCCTCTGTCAAGTATGCGGCCGAAGACGAAGATCTGATCATCGACGAGTTCAAAGTGCGTGACGGCAAGATCGGCTTCGAACTGCTCGACAAAGACGATATGCCGAAAATGGACGAGATTCTGAAGAAGATCGAAGGGATCGCCGTTCAGAAAGATGGCCTGAAGTATACGGTTTCGTTGACGCCACAGGAGATCGAATCGGTCAAGAAGTATGCGATCACCCAGGCCGTCGACACGATCCGAAACCGTCTCGACCAGTTCGGCCTGGCGGAGCCGACGGTCGCCAAGCAGGGCGAAGACAAGATCCTGGTCGAAGTACCCGGTATCAAGACGCCCGAGCAGGAGCAGCGCATCCGCGAGCTGATCGCCAAAGCGGCGCACCTGCAGCTGATGGCGATCGACGAGGAGCGTGCGGCGAACGTCGACCGCATGACACCGGCCGAGGCGGCGCAGTACGGCGATGTCATTTTAAAAGATGCCCAGAACCCGAACCGCAAATATCTGGTCAAAGAGATCCCGATTCTGGACGGTTCGATGCTGACCGACGCGCGCGTGGCGTTCGACAAGAACAATCAGCCGGTCATCAACTTCTCGCTCAACTCGCAGGGGGCGCAGATTTTCGGAGACTTCACCGGCAAAAACGTCGGCAAGCGGCTGGCGGTCGTGCTGGACAACCGCGTCTACAGCGCGCCGGTCATCCGTGAGCGTATTGGCGGCGGCAGCGGGCAGATAAGCGGCGGCTTCAGCGTCAAAGAGGCGCACGACGTGGCGATCGCGCTGCGATCGGGTGCACTGCTGGCCCCCGTCTTCATGGAAGAGAAGCGCAGTGTCGGGCCGAGTCTCGGAGCCGACAGCATCAAAGCGTCGATGGTCGCTTTGATCACCGGTTTCATCGCCGTCGTCGTCTTTATGATTCTCTACTACGGCATCGCCGGGGCCGTGGCCGATGTGGCGCTTATCGTCAACCTCTTTTTGATTTTGGCGATCATGGCGCTCTTCGGCGCGACGCTCACGTTGCCGGGTATGGCAGGTATCGTCCTGACCGTCGGTATGGCGGTCGATGCCAATGTCATCATCAACGAGCGGATACGCGAGCTTCTATATGAAGGCAAAAGCGTCGCCAAGGCGATCGAGCAGGGGTATGCCAACGCTTTCAGCGCGATTCTGGACGCCAACATCACCACGCTGATCGCGGCGGTGGTGCTCTACGCGTACGGTACCGGCCCGATCAAAGGGTTCGCGATCACGATGAGCATCGGTATTCTGGCATCGATGCTGACGGCGATTCTGGGAACCCACGGTATCTGGCAGATGCTGGAATCAAAAATCGACAAGAACAGGCTGAATCGCTGGTTCGGCATCAAACTCGAAGGGGGTAGGTAG